Proteins from a genomic interval of candidate division WOR-3 bacterium:
- a CDS encoding exo-alpha-sialidase — MYYSGTLAISGDGRVHTALMVKDTAHGHNICYASSSDHGVTWSNLEVVNVDTARLGRWYPEIVADSAGHVYVVWTADGKIWFSTNSLPPGVAEEMSNAELRATNNSPTVVRNVLFLPKMGTVPSGTVPIFEPSLLDISGRKVLDLNPGANDVRALAPGVYFVRETQAQAQAQAVRKIVLTE, encoded by the coding sequence TTGTACTACAGCGGAACACTTGCCATCTCCGGCGACGGTCGCGTCCACACCGCGCTGATGGTCAAAGATACGGCACATGGCCACAACATATGTTACGCGTCTTCGTCGGACCACGGCGTCACCTGGTCCAACCTTGAGGTCGTCAACGTCGATACAGCCAGACTCGGACGTTGGTACCCGGAGATCGTCGCCGACTCGGCCGGGCACGTCTACGTGGTCTGGACGGCCGACGGCAAGATCTGGTTCTCGACCAACAGCCTTCCGCCTGGCGTCGCTGAGGAAATGTCGAACGCCGAACTGCGAGCGACGAACAACAGCCCAACCGTCGTCCGCAACGTCCTGTTCCTGCCGAAAATGGGGACTGTACCTTCAGGGACTGTACCCATTTTCGAGCCTTCGCTGCTGGACATCAGCGGTCGGAAGGTGCTTGACCTCAACCCCGGCGCGAACGACGTCCGGGCGCTGGCGCCGGGAGTCTACTTCGTGAGAGAAACACAGGCGCAAGCTCAAGCACAAGCCGTGCGGAAGATTGTCCTGACCGAATAG